In uncultured Bacteroides sp., one genomic interval encodes:
- a CDS encoding glycoside hydrolase family 3 N-terminal domain-containing protein: MKKHFIAVCCSLFMASQLYAQPLYKNPKAPVKDRISNLISLMTLNEKIGQLCCPLGWEMYTKTDKGVIPSDLFKTQMQNKPIGSYWATLRADPWTRKTLVTGLSPKQAAEAINALQKYAVKETRLGIPILFAEECAHGHMGIGTTVFSTSLGQASTWNPELIEEMGKIIAMECRLQGGNIGYGPILDLAREPRWSRMEETFGEDPVLIGVLGSAFVKGLQAKDQNGKAQFYSTLKHFAGYGIPQGGHNGGRAQIGQRELFSEHLAPFKMAVKAGAETVMTSYNSIDGIPSTSNSYLLKDILRNEWGFKGFVYSDLGSIEGVAGHRVAANVKEAAAKSLQAGTDMDLGGNAYGKNLEKALQENLISMADIDSAVSHVLRLKFEAGLFENPYMNPKDAAKIVRCDKHQSVAKEVAKEGIVLLKNNQLLPLDKSIKSIAVIGPNADNIYNQLGDYTAPQERSNIKTVLDGIKKIVSPNTQVNYAKGCAIRDITESDIASAVEAAKKSEVVVLVLGGSSARDFSTEYKETGAATVSDKKKEVLSDMECGEGYDRSSLDLLGDQEILLQAMIETGKPLVVVYIEGRPLNMNTASEKAGALLTAWYPGQEGGTAIAEVLFGDYNPAGRLPVSIPRSVGQLPVYYSLGEQNSYVEGPSTPLYSFGYGLSYTTFEYSNLKIEQSGKDTFNVSCEVKNSGNREGDEVVQLYLRDNVASVSTPEIQLKKFSRIHLDKGETKKVEFTLNREDLSLYNQRMEFVAEPGTFTVMVGAASNKILLKDKFELK, from the coding sequence ATGAAAAAACATTTCATAGCAGTATGCTGCTCACTGTTTATGGCTTCTCAGCTTTATGCACAGCCATTATACAAAAATCCGAAAGCGCCGGTAAAGGACAGAATCAGCAATTTAATTTCATTAATGACGCTGAATGAAAAGATTGGTCAGCTTTGTTGTCCGCTTGGATGGGAGATGTATACCAAAACAGACAAAGGTGTTATCCCTTCAGATCTTTTCAAGACTCAGATGCAAAACAAGCCTATCGGTTCTTATTGGGCAACGCTTAGAGCTGATCCATGGACTAGAAAAACGTTGGTTACCGGACTTTCGCCCAAACAAGCTGCCGAAGCTATCAATGCTTTGCAAAAATACGCAGTGAAAGAAACCAGACTAGGTATTCCTATTCTTTTCGCAGAAGAGTGCGCCCACGGACACATGGGAATTGGTACAACCGTGTTCTCTACTTCTCTTGGTCAGGCTAGTACATGGAATCCTGAGTTAATAGAAGAGATGGGAAAGATTATTGCTATGGAATGCAGATTGCAAGGAGGAAACATTGGTTATGGACCAATCCTTGATTTAGCACGCGAACCTCGCTGGTCGAGAATGGAAGAGACTTTCGGAGAAGATCCTGTTCTTATCGGAGTATTGGGCAGTGCTTTTGTTAAAGGATTGCAGGCAAAGGATCAAAATGGGAAAGCTCAGTTTTACTCTACTCTGAAACATTTTGCCGGTTACGGTATTCCACAGGGTGGACATAATGGCGGACGCGCTCAGATTGGTCAACGAGAGCTATTCTCTGAACACCTTGCTCCTTTCAAAATGGCAGTGAAAGCAGGTGCCGAAACTGTGATGACATCTTATAATTCTATAGATGGCATACCTAGCACATCCAATAGTTATCTACTGAAAGATATCCTTAGAAACGAATGGGGATTTAAAGGATTTGTATATTCCGACTTAGGAAGTATTGAAGGTGTTGCAGGGCATCGTGTTGCTGCCAATGTAAAAGAAGCAGCTGCGAAATCTCTTCAGGCTGGTACGGATATGGATTTAGGCGGTAATGCTTACGGAAAGAATCTTGAAAAAGCTCTTCAGGAAAATCTGATTTCAATGGCTGATATAGACAGTGCGGTGAGTCACGTTCTGAGACTAAAATTTGAAGCCGGATTGTTTGAGAATCCATACATGAATCCAAAAGATGCAGCCAAAATTGTTCGTTGCGATAAACATCAATCGGTAGCTAAAGAGGTGGCAAAAGAAGGTATTGTGCTACTGAAAAACAATCAGCTTCTGCCATTGGATAAATCAATCAAAAGCATAGCTGTAATTGGCCCAAATGCTGATAACATCTATAATCAGCTTGGCGATTATACAGCTCCACAGGAAAGAAGCAATATCAAAACAGTTCTGGATGGAATAAAGAAGATTGTTTCTCCAAACACTCAAGTAAACTATGCAAAAGGATGTGCCATTCGCGATATTACAGAAAGTGATATTGCATCGGCTGTAGAAGCTGCAAAGAAATCGGAAGTTGTTGTTTTGGTTCTTGGAGGCTCAAGCGCCCGCGATTTCTCTACTGAATATAAAGAAACCGGTGCTGCTACTGTTTCTGACAAAAAGAAAGAAGTACTATCGGATATGGAGTGTGGCGAAGGATACGACCGTTCTTCATTGGATTTACTGGGAGATCAGGAAATATTGCTTCAGGCAATGATCGAAACCGGCAAACCTCTTGTTGTGGTTTACATTGAAGGACGCCCTTTGAATATGAATACTGCTTCAGAAAAAGCCGGTGCTTTGCTCACTGCATGGTACCCTGGTCAGGAAGGTGGAACTGCAATTGCTGAAGTTCTTTTCGGCGATTACAATCCAGCCGGACGACTTCCGGTATCTATTCCAAGATCGGTTGGCCAGTTACCAGTGTATTATTCACTTGGCGAACAGAATTCATACGTTGAAGGTCCAAGTACCCCACTCTATAGTTTTGGATATGGATTGAGTTATACAACTTTCGAATACTCTAATCTAAAAATTGAGCAATCGGGCAAAGACACATTCAATGTTTCTTGCGAAGTAAAAAACAGCGGCAACCGTGAAGGTGATGAAGTGGTTCAGCTTTATCTCAGAGATAATGTTGCCTCTGTTTCTACTCCCGAAATCCAGTTGAAGAAGTTCAGCAGAATTCATCTGGACAAAGGTGAAACTAAAAAAGTAGAATTTACTCTTAATCGTGAAGATCTGTCTCTTTATAATCAACGAATGGAGTTTGTAGCCGAACCGGGAACTTTCACAGTAATGGTTGGTGCGGCAAGCAACAAAATTCTTTTGAAAGATAAATTTGAGCTAAAGTAA
- a CDS encoding SagB/ThcOx family dehydrogenase: MKHYISGIKCILFVFTIIFQAGCSKSEMKSSKERVLTKTDDTTLSYILSPPDNKGNYSVEEALYNRRSRRDFQDKEISEKQLSQILWACYGITSPRTDNSAMRGGLRTAPSAGALYPLEIYVLIGKVKNIKPGVYKYIAKDHKIAMTINRDLRKELCAAALNQEMISKAPAVLFYSAIYNRCTERYGNRGRERYVCMDLGHSAQNVYLQVEALHLGTCAIGAFNDDSVKKIMQLGSDEQPLYIMPIGYYLNKP; encoded by the coding sequence ATGAAACATTATATTTCTGGAATTAAGTGCATTTTATTTGTCTTCACAATCATATTCCAGGCAGGTTGCTCTAAAAGCGAAATGAAATCAAGCAAAGAACGTGTCCTGACAAAAACTGACGACACAACACTATCCTATATTTTATCACCTCCTGATAATAAGGGGAATTATTCAGTCGAGGAAGCTTTATACAATAGAAGATCACGCAGAGATTTTCAGGATAAAGAGATCTCCGAGAAGCAATTATCACAAATTTTATGGGCATGTTATGGTATTACATCTCCCAGAACTGATAACTCAGCAATGAGAGGCGGCTTGAGAACAGCACCTTCAGCTGGCGCATTATACCCACTCGAAATTTATGTATTGATAGGTAAAGTAAAAAACATAAAGCCGGGCGTTTACAAATACATTGCAAAAGATCACAAGATTGCAATGACCATCAATAGGGATTTAAGAAAAGAACTGTGTGCAGCTGCACTAAATCAGGAAATGATAAGTAAAGCTCCTGCTGTTTTATTTTATAGTGCTATATATAATAGGTGTACTGAAAGATATGGTAATCGTGGTCGTGAAAGGTATGTTTGCATGGATCTGGGACATTCCGCCCAAAATGTATATCTTCAGGTAGAAGCGCTTCATTTGGGAACCTGCGCTATTGGTGCATTCAATGATGATTCGGTTAAAAAAATAATGCAGCTAGGTTCTGATGAACAACCATTATATATAATGCCTATAGGGTACTATTTAAATAAGCCATAG
- a CDS encoding SusC/RagA family TonB-linked outer membrane protein, translated as MTHYKKVYILSLCFLIISPFILMAQKLNIPLPDSLITVGYATGKLRNVSGSVEKITEIQMNREQITTPLDAIRGRVPGLTIQRSTNSPAALDAVRLRGTTSLSSGNDPLIIIDGVFGDLSMLASIYPTDIESFTILKDASETAQYGSRGASGVIEVTTKKGISGKTRVSYNSSFGIASVYKNLKMLSADDFRKLAADRNISILNKGYSTDFEKEIEQTGLQQNQNVAFYGGTEASSYRVSVGFMNRQGVILNEDLKLLTSNMNMAQEVFDGFVKCELGMFGSVQKNRNLFDYQKTFYSAATFNPTFPNHKNPETDSWDMITNASQITNPLAWMEVKDNDAISHISGHARLTFHLSDNWKLAVFGAYTNNIVENSQYLPTSVWAHGQAYKGTRKKESLLGNMMLTYKKNWKKHFFDALALAELQKETYTGFYTTVTNFSTDNFGYDNLQAGAIRLWEGTNSYYEEPRLVSFLGRFNYTFADRYIFTVNTRTDASSKFGDNHKWGFFPSLSAAWVVSEEKFMKRFSCINNLKFRAGYGLAGNQSGIDSYTTMNLVKPNGVIPVGASSVVSLGDIRNTNPNLKWEVKFTFNAGIDVALLDNRLLLSANYYTSKTKDMLYLYNVSVPPFTYNTLLANIGSMRNSGTEIAIGVTPLKAKDMELNINANITFQQNKLLTLNGYYNGEIISGPKYKSLASLNGAGFHGGYNHIVYQVVGQPLGVFYLPHATGLITNASGESVYQIADLNGGGVSLEDGEDRFVAGQAVPKALLGSNISFRYKRWDISMQINGASGHKIYNGTSLTYMNMNIFPDYNVMKEAPQRNIKDQTATDYWLERGDYINFDYVTVAWNVPVQKVKKYIQSLRLAFTVNNLATISGYSGLSPIINSSTVNATLGLDDKRGYPLARTYTIGLNLNF; from the coding sequence ATGACACACTACAAAAAAGTCTATATTCTCAGCTTGTGCTTCCTGATTATTTCTCCTTTTATATTGATGGCGCAGAAGCTTAACATTCCTTTGCCCGATTCTTTGATTACTGTTGGGTATGCTACCGGAAAACTAAGAAATGTTTCTGGCTCTGTAGAAAAAATTACGGAGATACAGATGAACAGGGAACAAATAACAACCCCTCTGGATGCTATACGTGGAAGAGTACCCGGATTAACTATTCAGCGCAGTACTAATAGTCCGGCTGCTTTGGATGCTGTGCGGTTGCGCGGCACAACTTCGTTAAGTAGTGGCAATGATCCGCTGATTATTATAGATGGTGTTTTTGGTGACTTAAGTATGCTTGCTTCTATTTACCCTACTGATATAGAAAGTTTCACCATATTAAAGGATGCTTCAGAAACTGCACAGTATGGTTCGCGCGGTGCTTCTGGGGTAATAGAAGTGACAACAAAGAAAGGTATTAGTGGTAAAACTAGAGTGAGCTATAATAGTAGTTTTGGTATTGCTTCTGTTTATAAGAACTTGAAAATGCTTTCTGCTGATGATTTCCGTAAACTTGCGGCAGATCGGAATATTTCTATTCTGAATAAAGGATACAGTACAGATTTTGAAAAAGAAATAGAGCAGACCGGATTGCAGCAAAACCAGAATGTTGCTTTCTATGGAGGAACTGAGGCTTCCAGCTATCGCGTTTCCGTAGGATTTATGAATCGTCAGGGAGTTATTCTAAATGAAGACTTGAAGCTTCTGACTTCTAATATGAATATGGCGCAGGAGGTTTTTGATGGTTTTGTAAAATGCGAATTGGGTATGTTTGGCTCTGTTCAGAAGAATAGGAATTTGTTCGATTATCAAAAGACATTCTATTCAGCGGCGACTTTTAATCCAACTTTTCCCAATCATAAGAATCCCGAGACAGATTCCTGGGATATGATTACGAATGCCAGTCAGATTACTAATCCATTAGCATGGATGGAGGTGAAAGATAATGATGCTATTTCTCACATCAGTGGTCATGCCCGATTGACATTTCATCTGTCTGATAACTGGAAGCTAGCCGTGTTTGGTGCATACACTAATAATATTGTGGAAAATTCACAATATCTCCCTACTTCGGTCTGGGCACATGGCCAAGCCTATAAAGGCACACGGAAAAAGGAATCGTTACTGGGTAATATGATGCTGACATACAAAAAGAACTGGAAGAAACATTTCTTTGATGCTTTGGCGTTAGCAGAATTGCAGAAAGAGACATACACTGGGTTCTATACCACCGTAACCAATTTCAGTACGGATAATTTCGGGTATGATAACCTGCAGGCTGGAGCAATCCGTTTGTGGGAAGGAACCAATTCCTATTATGAAGAACCTCGTCTGGTTTCATTTTTGGGGCGCTTTAATTATACATTTGCCGACCGTTATATCTTTACGGTTAATACTCGTACGGATGCCTCTTCCAAATTCGGGGATAATCATAAATGGGGATTCTTTCCCTCTTTATCAGCTGCTTGGGTAGTGAGCGAAGAGAAGTTTATGAAGCGTTTTTCCTGCATCAATAATCTGAAGTTCCGTGCCGGATATGGCCTGGCAGGAAATCAGAGTGGGATAGATTCGTACACAACCATGAATTTGGTAAAGCCTAATGGAGTTATACCTGTAGGAGCTTCTTCTGTAGTATCATTGGGAGATATACGAAATACAAACCCGAATCTGAAATGGGAAGTGAAATTTACTTTCAATGCAGGTATTGATGTAGCCTTGTTAGATAATCGTTTGTTGCTTTCGGCTAATTATTATACATCGAAGACAAAGGATATGCTTTATCTTTATAATGTGAGTGTACCTCCTTTTACTTACAATACATTATTGGCTAATATTGGTTCTATGCGAAACAGTGGTACAGAAATAGCAATTGGAGTTACGCCTTTAAAAGCTAAAGATATGGAACTCAATATCAATGCCAATATTACTTTCCAGCAAAACAAACTATTGACGTTGAATGGTTATTATAACGGTGAAATTATATCCGGTCCAAAGTATAAGAGTCTGGCAAGTTTGAATGGGGCCGGATTTCATGGAGGGTATAATCACATAGTGTATCAGGTAGTGGGTCAACCTTTGGGCGTGTTTTATTTGCCCCATGCAACAGGTCTTATTACAAATGCCAGTGGCGAATCGGTGTACCAGATTGCAGACTTAAATGGAGGAGGAGTTAGTCTGGAAGACGGAGAAGATCGATTTGTGGCAGGGCAGGCTGTTCCAAAAGCGCTATTAGGATCTAACATTAGTTTCCGTTACAAGCGCTGGGATATCTCAATGCAGATTAACGGAGCTTCTGGACACAAGATTTATAACGGAACTTCATTGACTTATATGAATATGAATATTTTCCCGGATTATAATGTAATGAAAGAAGCCCCGCAACGTAACATCAAAGATCAGACTGCAACTGATTACTGGTTGGAACGGGGCGATTATATAAATTTCGATTATGTAACGGTTGCATGGAATGTACCTGTTCAGAAAGTGAAAAAGTATATTCAGTCGCTCCGTTTGGCATTTACAGTCAATAATCTGGCAACTATTAGCGGATATTCAGGGCTATCGCCTATTATTAACAGTTCTACAGTGAATGCTACACTTGGTTTGGACGACAAACGTGGATATCCGCTGGCACGGACTTATACTATTGGGTTGAATCTTAATTTTTAA
- a CDS encoding RagB/SusD family nutrient uptake outer membrane protein, producing MKRQYICRFLCVILLMLPASCSEFLKEDPRDRLSEEEAYKTLADVYLNSVASLYTYVGGYNDSQGLQGTGRGVYDLNTFTTDEAIMPTRGGDWYDGGFWQGLFLHKWGTDNDAIQATWEYLYKVVNLCNKSLEKIDSFAETHSDAELPLYRAEVRAMRAMYYYYLMDLFGRVPLVLSSSTPMKEVVQKERKEIFDFVVKELQTVVPLLAEERSNQPGDYYGRLTRPVIYFLLAKLALNAEIYTDNNWTDGIHLNGKSIYFEVDGNRLNAWQTTIAYCNKITVMGYQLESQYERNFAVFNESSEENIFTIPMNKTMYTNQMQYLFRSRHYNHAKAYGLGGENGSSATIEVLNTFGYGTNNVDPRFDKCYFAGIVYDLKGNVVALDNGTVLEYFPWKVLLDVSNTPYEKTAGARMKKYEVDVTATKDGKLMENDIVLFRYADVLLMKSEAKVRNGENGDAELNEVRYRVGASAREATLENLLAERQLELAWEGWRRQDLIRFGQFTRAYSSRPQLPNEQNGYTTVFPIPEKIIGMNPLLIQNAGY from the coding sequence ATGAAACGACAGTATATTTGCAGATTCCTATGTGTTATCTTATTAATGCTACCTGCTTCGTGTAGTGAGTTTCTGAAAGAAGATCCGCGTGACAGACTGTCTGAAGAAGAAGCTTATAAAACGTTGGCAGATGTTTATCTCAATAGTGTGGCTTCATTGTATACGTATGTAGGCGGATATAATGACAGTCAGGGGTTGCAAGGTACAGGACGAGGAGTTTATGACCTTAATACATTTACTACAGATGAGGCTATTATGCCCACTCGAGGTGGTGACTGGTATGATGGAGGTTTTTGGCAAGGCTTGTTCTTGCATAAATGGGGAACGGACAATGACGCTATTCAGGCAACGTGGGAGTATCTCTATAAAGTGGTGAATCTTTGTAATAAGTCTTTAGAGAAAATAGATTCTTTTGCTGAAACACATTCGGATGCAGAACTACCGTTATATAGAGCTGAAGTACGCGCTATGCGTGCTATGTATTATTATTATCTGATGGATTTGTTTGGAAGAGTTCCATTGGTACTGTCTTCTTCAACTCCTATGAAAGAAGTCGTTCAAAAGGAACGGAAAGAAATATTCGACTTTGTGGTGAAGGAATTGCAGACGGTTGTTCCTCTATTGGCTGAAGAACGAAGTAATCAGCCCGGAGATTATTATGGGCGTCTTACTCGTCCGGTGATTTATTTTTTACTGGCAAAACTAGCTTTGAATGCTGAAATTTATACGGATAATAACTGGACTGATGGTATACATCTTAACGGAAAATCTATTTATTTTGAAGTGGATGGTAATCGCTTAAATGCCTGGCAAACTACAATAGCCTATTGTAACAAGATTACTGTAATGGGGTATCAGCTCGAGTCACAATACGAACGTAACTTTGCAGTTTTTAATGAATCATCAGAGGAGAATATATTCACTATTCCAATGAATAAAACAATGTACACCAATCAGATGCAGTATCTTTTTCGTTCCCGTCATTACAATCATGCAAAAGCTTATGGGCTGGGAGGTGAGAATGGTTCTAGTGCAACGATAGAAGTACTTAATACATTTGGTTATGGTACAAATAATGTAGACCCTCGCTTTGATAAATGCTATTTTGCCGGAATTGTGTATGATTTGAAAGGGAATGTTGTAGCATTGGATAATGGAACCGTTTTAGAGTACTTTCCCTGGAAAGTGCTTCTGGATGTTTCAAATACTCCTTATGAAAAGACAGCAGGCGCACGTATGAAGAAGTATGAAGTAGATGTTACAGCTACGAAAGATGGTAAGTTAATGGAGAATGATATTGTGCTGTTTCGCTATGCCGATGTATTACTAATGAAGAGCGAAGCTAAAGTTCGTAACGGTGAAAATGGTGATGCAGAACTGAATGAAGTTCGTTACCGCGTTGGCGCATCTGCAAGGGAAGCAACATTAGAAAATCTGTTAGCCGAAAGGCAACTTGAACTAGCCTGGGAAGGATGGAGGCGACAAGACTTGATACGTTTTGGACAGTTTACTCGTGCATATAGTAGTCGTCCGCAACTACCTAACGAGCAAAACGGATATACGACTGTATTCCCTATTCCTGAGAAAATAATAGGAATGAATCCACTACTGATTCAGAATGCCGGTTATTGA